A segment of the Sphingobacterium oryzagri genome:
CCCAAAAGCATGGAAAGTCCGCCATCACCGCAAAACGCGATGACTTGACGTTCTGGATGCGCTAGCGCCGCGCCAATAGCCATAGGCATGGCGTTGGCCATACTGCCATGATTGAAGGAGCCTAGCAGTTCGCGTGTGCCGGTTTGGTGAATGTAGCGCGCCCCCCATACGCAAGACATACCCGTATCCACCGTGAAAATAGCATCGTTGTGGGCTAAGGTGTTAATTTTATCGGCCAAAAACTCCGGTTGTATAGCGTCTTTTTCGCCGCTGCTTTCTACGTACTGGTGCAAGCGATCCTGTACTTTCTGGTGAAATGTGCCGAAAGATTGCAAGAACGCATCGTCTTCTTTTTCTTCCACAAACGGAAGCAGCGATTTAATGGATTCTTTGACATCACCCACAGCGCCGACAGTCAGATCCGCACGTCTACCGAGCCGACTTTGGGCAAGATCAATTTGGATTATGGTATTTCCTTTGGGCATAAAGGCATCATATGGCATATCTGTACCGAGCAACAGCAATACATCAGCTTCCTTCATCGCTTGGTAGCATGATGGAATGCCCAGCAGGCCAGTCATACCCACATCATACGGCGCGTCAAGCTGTACATGCATCTTGCCGCGAAAGCTGTAGCCCACTGGTGCTTTTAATTTGCGTGCCAGTTCGGCAACTTCTTCTTTAGCGCCTGTACAACCGATGCCGCCAAATATGGTGACCGTTTTCGCTTCGTTAAGCAGTTGCGCTATACGTTGCAGCTCGTAGTCAGATGGCCGGATAACCGGTTGGCAAGCATATATTTTTTGTGCGGTATGTGGTTCTACTGCCTTTTGTTCCGAAATATCGCCCGGCAAACCGATTACGCTAACGCCTTTTTCTGCGATAGCGTGTTGTATAGCCGTTTGGAATATACGCGGTGCCTGCTCTGCCGTACTAACCAGTTGGTTGTAGCTACTGCAATCGTCAAAAAGTCTATAGGTATTGGTTTCCTGAAAATAATCTGTGCCCATTTGATAAGTCGGTATGGTCGATGCAATGACGAGCAAAGGCAGGTGTGAGCGATGCGCTTCGTATACACCATTGATCAAATGGATGTGTCCTGGGCCGCAACTTCCGGCACAGCAGGCTATGCCATCCAATTCCGCTTCTGCGGCTGCAGCATAAGCACCGACTTCTTCGTGGCGTACATGTATCCATTTAATACGCCCATCTTTACGAATGGCCTCGTTAAAATAATTTAAACTATCTCCAGTTACGGCATATACGCGTTTTATGCCAGCTTCAACCAACATCTCTACCAATTGCTCTGCGACTATTTTCGCCATATCGTTTGTCTTTTAGAATGAATAATCTTGTTCATAAAGAAACAGCGGGATGTTAGTTTTTGTTTAGTTAAAATAGCTCCGTTTTACGGCAGCGCGGTCATGGGCTTTAGCCGGGTTAGTTTGATGGAACGAATCAAGGAGCTACTTTCCAAAAAAATACGTATTTTCCATACGAAATAATATGCATGAAAATATGAAAGATGATTTAGCAAGCAGACAATACCCTATCGGTAAATTTCTCGCCCCTGCAAGCATTACGGACGATTTGTT
Coding sequences within it:
- a CDS encoding thiamine pyrophosphate-dependent enzyme produces the protein MAKIVAEQLVEMLVEAGIKRVYAVTGDSLNYFNEAIRKDGRIKWIHVRHEEVGAYAAAAEAELDGIACCAGSCGPGHIHLINGVYEAHRSHLPLLVIASTIPTYQMGTDYFQETNTYRLFDDCSSYNQLVSTAEQAPRIFQTAIQHAIAEKGVSVIGLPGDISEQKAVEPHTAQKIYACQPVIRPSDYELQRIAQLLNEAKTVTIFGGIGCTGAKEEVAELARKLKAPVGYSFRGKMHVQLDAPYDVGMTGLLGIPSCYQAMKEADVLLLLGTDMPYDAFMPKGNTIIQIDLAQSRLGRRADLTVGAVGDVKESIKSLLPFVEEKEDDAFLQSFGTFHQKVQDRLHQYVESSGEKDAIQPEFLADKINTLAHNDAIFTVDTGMSCVWGARYIHQTGTRELLGSFNHGSMANAMPMAIGAALAHPERQVIAFCGDGGLSMLLGDLSTIKQYNLPVKLVVFNNRALGMVKLEMEVAGLVDNETTMENPDFARVAEAMGIHAMNVHQPEDVEDAVRKALSFDGPFLLNVFTNPNALAMPAHITKEQVLGITESMAKLILGGRMDEVFDTIKSNYKHLKEIF